A genomic window from Punica granatum isolate Tunisia-2019 chromosome 2, ASM765513v2, whole genome shotgun sequence includes:
- the LOC116193788 gene encoding germin-like protein subfamily 1 member 13, whose product MKLFVALLVCALAISSSFAFDPKLPSFYTVFINGKLCKNPNLTVADDFLFREINIPLDTNNNAGSIVTMVAIDQLPGLNTLGISLARIDYAPYGLNPRATEVIMCVQGELQVGFVLSNQLGNRLVTQILKSEDVFVFPFAMIHFQLNIGKTAAVAISSLSSQNPGVITIANAEFESKPPINSKVLTKAFQVDKKIIDYLQSQFWYNNHS is encoded by the exons ATGAAGCTCTTTGTAGCCTTACTCGTGTGTGCTTTGGCAATCTCGAGCAGCTTTGCATTTGATCCTA AATTGCCATCTTTTTATACAGTATTTATAAATGGAAAATTATGCAAGAATCCAAACCTTACAGTCGCCGATGATTTCCTCTTCCGGGAAATCAACATTCCCCTTGATACCAACAACAACGCCGGGTCCATTGTGACTATGGTTGCTATTGACCAGCTCCCGGGTCTTAACACTCTAGGGATCTCTTTGGCCCGCATCGACTATGCCCCTTACGGCCTGAACCCTCGTGCAACTGAGGTCATCATGTGCGTCCAGGGCGAGCTCCAGGTTGGGTTCGTCTTGTCAAACCAGCTTGGAAACAGGCTCGTCACCCAAATCTTGAAGTCTGAAGACGTGTTTGTCTTCCCATTCGCGATGATTCACTTCCAACTCAACATAGGGAAGACCGCCGCAGTCGCAATCTCAAGCTTGAGCAGTCAGAACCCCGGTGTCATAACAATTGCTAATGCTGAGTTCGAATCTAAGCCACCGATTAACTCGAAGGTCTTGACCAAGGCTTTCCAGGTGGACAAGAAAATTATAGATTATCTCCAATCCCAGTTTTGGTACAACAACCACAGTTAA
- the LOC116193789 gene encoding uncharacterized protein LOC116193789: MAQNNQPASFEESTPPTPVYSQPLVTHAPLPPTPAGAPPAHLGVVPPPSPSPETRAPSTTTDGARIVTLEGDITTLRGTINQMAANMAELMVLLKGPNRASSSSTPPLGYGPTVDLNPWVPPTHAPENDEAPAMHAPAVHPVNIPPPLVTLPAAIPLPPSNPTTLVPPPMSIPVPAPIYAAPSPMVFSAQSPHAPAHTSEPLPFQASQPHISFSYPTLPPLNIPILEPGTPTQVVPIAPLTNFLPETRTEQEQRLKKMEENIKALQSGGSRLDAGDDDWSLFQGMRLPPKIKVPEFQRYHGTTDPRHHLCHYRGKMLQYWDYEEFVIHTFQDSLARAALDWYMSLKAADIPTWVDLSNKFIDQYKYCAETPPTLLELSTIEMAEDQGFEAYAVKWRARAAKHVPPISEAQQIQLFHSTLTGAYYLHLLAHTSSFSSLIDVGKKLDMGIKLGKIEGPTGKEGQSSKNATTVPSPTSNKKGRDTSVNAVSLGRQTPMPYQQQYPALPINYSAPSAYPPPRAPQPYSHNYAPTPHWASPNGPLALGAPPTAQQAPTLHPRQGGQARPRLQYPPLPVPQSQVYRQLLAAKEIRPVAPHPQFNPANQDQNLRCEYHMGAPGQIARDD, translated from the coding sequence ATGGCGCAAAACAACCAACCCGCGAGTTTCGAGGAAAGCACTCCACCGACGCCGGTCTATTCTCAACCGCTCGTGACTCATGCACCGCTACCACCAACCCCTGCGGGCGCGCCTCCGGCACACTTAGGAGTAGTTCCGCCACCAAGCCCATCGCCGGAAACTCGAGCACCGTCCACCACCACTGATGGTGCCCGCATCGTCACATTGGAAGGTGACATCACCACATTGAGGGGTACGATCAACCAGATGGCTGCTAACATGGCCGAACTCATGGTTTTGCTCAAGGGCCCAAACCGCGCCTCCTCGAGCTCTACTCCGCCTCTAGGATACGGGCCAACGGTCGACTTGAACCCTTGGGTCCCACCAACCCATGCTCCGGAGAATGACGAAGCGCCCGCAATGCACGCACCGGCGGTCCACCCGGTCAACATTCCTCCGCCACTGGTGACGCTCCCGGCAGCCATTCCTCTTCCACCGTCGAACCCGACTACTCTTGTACCGCCGCCGATGTCCATACCGGTTCCGGCACCTATTTACGCAGCTCCTTCGCCGATGGTCTTCTCGGCACAAAGCCCTCACGCTCCTGCTCACACATCCGAGCCTCTCCCATTCCAAGCTTCACAACCCCATATCAGCTTTTCTTACCCAACTCTACCTCCCCTAAACATTCCCATCcttgaaccgggcacgccaacCCAGGTTGTCCCTATAGCTCCACTGACAAACTTTCTCCCGGAAACGAGGACTGAGCAGGAGCagagattgaagaagatggaagagaaCATCAAAGCCTTACAATCAGGTGGCTCCCGCCTCGATGCCGGCGATGACGATTGGAGCCTTTTCCAGGGTATGCGACTACCCCCGAAGATTAAGGTGCCTGAATTCCAAAGGTACCATGGCACGACCGACCCTCGTCACCATCTCTGTCACTACAGAGGAAAGATGCTGCAGTACTGGGACTACGAAGAGTTCGTCATCCACACGTTCCAGGACAGTTTGGCGAGAGCGGCTCTTGACTGGTACATGTCACTAAAAGCCGCGGATATCCCTACATGGGTGGACCTTTCAAacaaattcatcgaccagtacaaGTACTGTGCAGAGACGCCCCCGACCCTGTTGGAGCTCAGTACAATAGAGATGGCCGAGGACCAGGGCTTCGAGGCCTACGCAGTGAAGTGGCGGGCTAGAGCGGCGAAGCATGTCCCCCCGATTAGTGAAGCGCAGCAGATCCAGTTATTTCACTCCACTCTCACAGGGGCCTACTACTTGCACCTATTGGCCCATACTTCCTCATTCTCCAGTCTGATCGACGTTGGGAAGAAACTTGACATGGGCATCAAGCTTGGGAAGATAGAAGGACCGACCGGAAAGGAGGGGCAGTCATCAAAGAATGCCACTACTGTGCCATCACCAACGAGTAACAAAAAGGGCAGAGACACGTCCGTTAATGCCGTCAGCCTTGGACGCCAAACACCCATGCCGTACCAGCAACAATACCCGGCCCTGCCGATTAACTACTCGGCGCCATCGGCTTACCCTCCGCCACGGGCCCCGCAACCATATAGTCATAATTATGCGCCTACCCCTCATTGGGCATCTCCAAATGGGCCCCTAGCTTTAGGAGCTCCACCAACGGCTCAACAAGCCCCAACCTTGCATCCTCGACAAGGAGGGCAGGCCAGGCCACGTCTGCAATACCCGCCTTTGCCGGTTCCCCAATCACAAGTCTATCGCCAACTTCTGGCAGCAAAGGAAATTAGACCCGTGGCCCCTCATCCTCAGTTCAATCCCGCGAATCAAGATCAGAATCTCCGTTGTGAATACCATATGGGTGCTCCGGGGCAAATTGCAAGGGATGATTGA